CTCCAGCTCCAGCTCAGCGTCTGGTGCAATTTGCTGGCTCCAGTCCGGCCAGCCCGTTGCTCGGCAAAGCCGCCAAGGTCGGCTCCTTCCTCCCTAAAAGAGCACCAGGGCTGAACTTGCTCAGCGCCGGGGTCGATATCGCACAAGGTGTCGCCACTGGAGACACCAAAGCCGTCGCGTCCTCTGCCGGGATGGTGGCCGGTTCTTATGCGGGCGCAGCGCTCGGTACGATGATATTTCCAGGCGTGGGCACGGCCATCGGCGGCTTTCTCGGCGGCATCGCCGGATCCTGGCTGGGCGAAAAACTGGCCACACCTTCCGACCAGCTCGGTGCCCCTGATCAAGTCAGCAAAGACCTGACCAGCGCCTCGACACAGACACAAACACAGCAGATCAATTATTCACCGTCCATCCAGGTCACCTGCACGGGGGCGGATAACTCCGAGCACATCCGAACAATCGTGGCGCAGCAACTGCAGACGCAGTTCCACGGTGAATTTGTCCCCCTGATAACCACTAACGCCCTCGCCACTCGACGAGGTGCGGCCCTGACCGATGGAGGTCTGTAATGCGCCAGCAAATGGCATTGGGCAGTTTCATTTTCGGCCTGTCCCGTCACTTCGCGTACAGCGGCATCGTGCACAGCTCGGACGGAGGCTGGGTGGAGCTGGACATTGTGACCGGCAAGCCGAAATCCAGTCAGACCGGGCAAAAGGCCCAGACATTGAGGATTACGGGGACGTCGATGTACGCGGTGGCCATGGACCGGCTCAATGAGCTGCGCACGCTACAGGAACAGCGAAAACCGGTGCCGTTGGTGGATGGCATCGGACGCAGCTGGGGGCTTTGGCGAATCAACACGGTGACGGAAACCCAGAGCATGATCATCGATGACGGCACGGCGATGGTCGTCAGTTGGGCAGTAGACCTGTCGGAGTTCATCCATGCGTAGAGTTCGAAGTCTGGCCGGTGATTCGGTGAACCTGTTGCTGTACCGCGAACTGGGTCGCTGTGACGATGCCGTCGAAGAAGCACTGTGGCGGCTCAACCCCACACTGGCGGAACCGGGGCCGGTATTGCCTGCGGGCGTCTGGGTGGTACTGCCGGAAATTGACGCAAAACCCGTTGTGACCACGCCGGTTACCGCGTGGGATTAAGGAGGCTCCATGGCATTGGGTTTCACGCCAGCGGTATACATTTATGGGGCCAATGAGGCCCTGATCAATAAGCGCCTGATCAGCTGGGAGCACATCGATGCCGCCGGTATCGAGTCCGATCAATTGACCTTGACGCTCGACCTGGAAGGGCTCGAAGGCCTGCCGATCCTGGGCGGCAAGGTGGGCTTGCGGGTTGGTTACGTGGAGTCCGGGTGGGTGGACAAGGGCCAGTTCATGGTGTCTCGCCTGACACCGACGCTGTTCCCGCTTCGCTTGACACTGGTGGCCACCGCGGCGCCGTTCAGTGTCGCGGACAAGACCGGGTTCCTGCTGCGTCGATCCGCCAGTCACGGCCCGACCACCCTGGGTGCGCTGTTTCGCGAGATAGCTTCCCGGCACGGCTTTTCGCCACGTGTGGCTCCCCAACTGGCACTGAAAAAAATCGATCACATCGATCAGTCCAACGAAAGCGACATGGCGTTCCTGACACGCCTTGCCCTCAGGCATCACGCAATCGCCAAACCGGTGAATGAACTGTATGTGCTGGCGCTTCCCGGTCAGATCAAGTCGCTGTCGGGCAAGGTGTTGCCCGAGGTGAAATTGTCGGTGACCACGGACAATCGTCCAGGCGATCGCGCCTTCATCTCCGCCACGCTCGATGACACTGCCCGGGCGAAAAACCAGGGCTGCAAGACGAGTTGGTGGGACGCGGCGGCCGGGATGGTGCGGGTGGTTGAAACCGGTAGCGCGCCGTTCAAGGTCATCGGCCGGCTTTGTCAGAATGAAGAAGAGGCCAGGGACGTCGGTGAGGGTGAGGTGCGCAAATTGTTGCGTGAAAAACTCAAGGTAAAAATCGCCTGTCCTGGCAATCCGGCCCTGTCCGCCGAGGGCGTTTTGCTGCTGGACCCTTCCTGGCCGGATTTCATGCGCGGTTACTGGTCAATCGACAAGGTCACTGCCAGCGGCGACAAATTTCAAAGCTATCGCTGCGTGATCGACGCGACCTGCCTGGACGCCACCCAATAACGCATTGGCGCGGTCTGGCTAATCAAATGGCGAAGGGAACACGACTCATGCCGCTGACGGTTCTGCAATTACAGCAAATACTTCCAGACGCCCGCAGCCAAGCGGGCGTTTTCATTTCCGCCCTCAATGGCGCCATGGATGGCCATTCCATAAACACGCCCAAACGCCGCGCCGCTTTCCTTGCGCAAGTGGGTCACGAATCGGGGCAGTTGCAGTATGTGCGCGAACTCGGCAGTGACCGGTATCTGAGCAAATACGACACCGGCCTGTTAGCCGCTCGTTTGGGTAATACAGCAGCGCTCGACGGCGACGGTCAAAAGTACCGCGGTCGTGGCTTGATTCAGATCACTGGCCGCCACAACTATCAACAGTGCAGTGTCGGTGTATTCGGCGACGAGCGACTGCTCCAATGGCCGGAACTGCTGGAGCTACCGCAATGGGCCGCTGAATCTGCCGCCTGGTTCTGGGCACAAAACGGCCTCAACGAACTGGCTGATCGTGACCAGTTCAACAGCATCACCCGCCGGATCAATGGTGGGCTGAACGGGCTGCAAGACCGTTTGCAACTGTGGGCGCGGGCGAGGGCGGTGTTATGCCAGCCTTCGGTTTGATCCCTTTATCGTGGCGGGTTGCTGGAATTGTTGTGTTACTGGCCGTGTTGGCCGGTGGCTCGGCGGCGGTGGCCTGGCGATTTCAGGATGGACGTTACGGGCGCCAACTGGCGGAGCTCGACAGGCAGCACGCGGCGACGCTCAACCAGCTAACCCTGGCGGCCGCCGCCCGGCAACAGGCCGAGCAGGACAAGCGCCTGGCGCTGGAGCAACGGCTGTCGGTCAGCGAACACACCCATTATCGAGCGCTTAGCGATGCCCAACGTGATCAAGGTCGCTTGCGCGACCGTCTTGCCACTGCTGATGTGCGGCTGTCAGTCCTCCTCGATGCCAGCGACACTGCCACTGGCTGCGCAGTGCCAACCGCCTCCGGCACCGGCGGCGTGGATCATGGCCCCCTACGCGCCCGACTTGACCCGGCGCATGCTCAACGAATTATCGCCATCACCGACACCGGCGACCGTGCACTGATTGCCTTGCAGGCGTGTCAGGCCTATATCCGGGCGCTGCGGCGCTAACATTTTGATCGATCCTGTAACTTGCAAGCGCGATCCGCTCGTGTACGGTAGTTCCCATTCCGCTCGCTCAGGAGATGACCGTGAAAGAAATCACCCAACTGGCCGCTGAACTTGGCAGGCGCCTTCAGGTTCTCAATGCTCACGTCACGGCGGCCGAGTCCTGTACCGGCGGTGGGATTTCCGAGGCCATCACGCGCATTCCCGGGAGTTCGGCATGGTTCGAGGCGGGTTATGTCACGTACTCCAACCGTCAGAAAACCGAGCAATTGAATGTCCCAGCCGAGTTGTTTGCGACGGTGGGGGCGGTCAGTCGCGAGGTGGTCGAGGCCATGGTGCGAGGTGCGCAGGAAAAAAGCCGGGCGTCTTTTGCCGTGGCGGTCAGCGGTGTAGCAGGGCCGGACGGTGGTTCGCCGAACAAGCCGGTAGGCACGGTCTGGCTGGCGTGGGGGGTGGGTGAGCGGGTCTTCAGCGAGGTGCAGCACTTCCCCGGTAACCGCGACGAGGTCCGCCGACAAACGGTGAAGGCCGCGCTAGAGGGGCTGCTGCGCCATGCCTCTGGAGAAATCTCAAATCAGGGGTAGGCGATACTGAATCGCTGTGGAATAATACTGTCTACTTATACAGGTGTTGGCCGTCAGGCCTTATTGATTACGTGAGGACTTTAATGGACGACAACAAGAAGAAAGCCTTGGCTGCGGCCCTGGGTCAGATCGAACGTCAATTCGGCAAGGGTGCCGTAATGCGTATGGGCGATCAGGACCGTCAGGCGATCCCGGCTATCTCCACGGGCTCTCTGGGGCTGGACATCGCGCTCGGCATTGGCGGTCTGCCAAAAGGCCGTATCGTTGAAATCTACGGTCCTGAATCCTCCGGTAAAACCACACTGACCCTGTCGGTGATCGCCCAGGCTCAGAAAGCCGGCGCGACCTGCGCATTCGTCGACGCCGAACACGCTCTCGACCCTGAGTACGCCGGCAAACTCGGCGTCAACGTCGACGACCTGCTGGTTTCCCAGCCGGACACTGGCGAGCAGGCCCTGGAAATCACCGACATGCTGGTGCGTTCCAACGCGGTTGACGTGATCATCGTCGACTCCGTGGCTGCCCTGGTACCCAAGGCTGAAATCGAAGGCGAAATGGGTGACATGCACGTGGGCCTGCAAGCCCGTCTGATGTCCCAGGCGCTGCGTAAAATCACCGGTAACATCAAGAACGCCAACTGCCTGGTGATCTTCATCAACCAGATCCGTATGAAAATCGGCGTGATGTTCGGCAGCCCGGAAACCACCACCGGTGGTAACGCGCTGAAGTTCTATGCGTCGGTTCGTCTGGACATCCGCCGTACTGGCGCGGTGAAAGAAGGTGATGAAGTCGTCGGTAGTGAAACCCGCGTCAAGGTTGTGAAGAATAAGGTCGCTTCGCCGTTCCGCCAGGCCGAGTTCCAGATTCTTTACGGCAAGGGCATCTACCTCAACGGTGAGATGATCGACCTGGGTGTTCTGCACGGTTTCGTAGAGAAGTCCGGTGCCTGGTATGCCTACGAAGGCACCAAGATCGGTCAGGGCAAGGCCAACTCGGCCAAGTTCCTGGCGGACAACCCGGAAATCGCCGCGAAACTTGAGAAGCAGCTGCGCGACAAACTGCTGACTCCAGCGCCGGACGTCAAAGCATCGCCAGTCAAAGAGACTGAAGATGACCTGGCTGACGCTGATATCTGATTGATCCGATGACCGCCGTACTCGATACACTCGTCGCAGTGCGGCGAACCGCAATGGACCTGCTCGCACGCCGCGAGCATGGTCGAGTCGAGCTGACGCGTAAACTGCGTCAGCGCGGCGCCCTCCCTGAAATGATCGACACTGCACTCGACCGCTTGACGGAAGAAGGCCTGCTGTCCGAATCCCGTTACCTCGAAAGCTTCGTTTCCTACCGTGCCCGTTCCGGCTATGGCCCTTTGCGTATCCGCGAAGAGTTGAGCCAGCGTGGCCTGCAACGCAGCGACATCGAACTCGCGTTACGTGAGAGCGGTATCAATTGGCAGGAACAACTGGAAGACACCTGGCGGCGCAAGTTTTCCGGGCATTTACCGATCGACGCCCGGGAACGTGCCAAACAAGGGCGGTTCCTGAGTTATCGGGGCTATTCCATGGAAATGATCAGCCGCTTGTTCAGCGGCCGAGGGATGGACGATTGACTGAAACGGCTCGCTATTTCGATAGCGGGCCGTTTTTTTTGCCTCACGTAACCTTCGAGGGTTCCCGCGTGCGTTGTTGTGCCTGAGGTTTGGGCTGCGCCCAGTTTTCCGGCAGGTTGATGTAATCCACCAGTTCCCGCAGGCGTCCATGGTCACGCGCGTTGAAGGTAAAGGCCAGGCGTGCAAGGTGGCTGAACTGCGGCTCGTCGTGCTCCTCACCGCTGTAGACATGCTGATGGAAGTGATCGCTCAGGCACAGGTCGGCGAAGGCGTGCTGCATGTGTTCCAGCGCATCGTCACTGAGCTGGTGATTCATGCGGATCACGAACTGATGCTTGAGCCAGCGGCTGGAGTGGAAGTTGCTGTAGAACTGATTGATCTGTTCCACCGCCTCTTCGGCGCTATAGACCAGACTCACCAGCTTCATGTCGGTGGGCAGGATGTAGCGGTTTTCCTCCAGTTGATGGTGAATGAAGTCCAGGGCTCCTTGCCAGAACTTGCCTCCCGGAGCGTCCAGCAGTACCACCGGCACCAGCGGGCTTTTACCGGTCTGGATCAGCGTCAGCACTTCAAGTGCCTCGTCCAGAGTACCGAAACCGCCGGGGCACAGGACCAGCGCATCGGCTTCCTTGACGAAGAACAGCTTGCGGGTAAAGAAGAAGTGGAACGGCAGCAGGTTGGCGGTGCCGTTCACAGTGGGATTGGCATGTTGCTCGAAGGGCAGGGTGATGTTGAACCCCAGGCTGTGTTCCAGGCCGGCACCTTCGTGGGCGGCCGCCATGATGCCGCCGCCGGCACCGGTGATCACCATCAGGTCCGAGCGCGCCAGTGCCGCGCCGAGTTCTCGGGCCAGACCGTATAACGGGTGTTCTATCGGCGTTCGGGCCGAGCCGAACACAGTAACTTTACGCCGCCCCCGGAACTGTTCGAGCACGCGGAAGGCATGTTCCAGTTCGCGCAGGGCTTGCAGGGTGATCTTGGCATTCCAGCGATTGTGATCTTCCTGGGCCATGCGCAGCACGGTCAGGATCATGTCTCGGTAGATCGGGATGTTCGGGCTGTTGGGCGAAACCAGGTTGAGTTGTTCTTCGACCTTGCTGGTGAGGTCGTGGCCGCTTTCTTCGAAATGACGGCTCAGGAGGTCATTCGGTTGGTAAGGCATCAACTTCTCCTTCCATACAGGCTCTGTTGTTCCTTTGGATGAAGGAAACATTCGCATCAAACATCGCAAACCAGGCAGCCCCTTTTCTGCCCTGAAAAGTGAACGGGAATACTATGAATCTAGACCCTCGCGGTGATTTGCGCTGGCCTGATCATTGCGCTGCAAAGTCTTTCCTGGCAACCGCTTAATGACGATTTGCAAGGTGATTTCACCGCTCGTCTGAACGCACGCCGAGTGAGCTGTACTCTGATTTACTGAATAACAGGCGTGACATGACAACTTTGCGTCAATGGCAGGGCGCACGATACAAGCGGTTCAAGGATTTTGTCGCTCAAGCAAGGGCGAAGTGCAAGGAGGCGGGATGCTATGGCCAGAGTCATTCTGGAGATCGATACGCAACTGTATCGATTATTGAAGTCATCGGCCGAGACCAATCATTTGAGTCTTGAAGAGGAGTGCTGCCGGCGTCTGGAGGGAGCCGACCGGCGCTCACGCTATTTGCAGGCGCTTCTGGCAGAACTGCGCGCCGAGGATGAACAGCGGCGCGCCAATTCCCATTCCCCTTGAATTACTTTTTCTTCGCCGGTGTCGCTTTCGGGCAATCCGATTCCTGATAGCTGGCGGAGCCGACCGAGCGGTTGGTCTTCACCTCGGTGAAGTCGTAACGCATGACCGCGCCCTTGGCCATCAGTTTGCGGAACGACGGGTTGTTGCACACAGAGGCGCCCAGTTGGAAATACACGGCTTTGGGGTCAGCGCGCATCTTGTTGGCATGGCTGCTTTGCACGCTCAAGTGGTTGATCAACACATTGCCTTCGGCGGTGTAGCCCTGATCGAGAATGTCTTCGTTGATCGCCCGTGGCGTGCCGACGCTGCTTTGGGCGGCGACGTTGCGCAGCTCTCTGTTGAGATTCTGCTCACTCAAGGACGCAGCCTGAGCGTTGAAGGACGACGCCAGCAGAATGGCAGCGGTGGGAACGATAAGGCGCAACATGAAACTCTCCTGGTTCAGTGACTGGTGCTTCGACCCGTCACATGACTGTGCGTTCAGTGGTGACGAATTATAGGGGAGCCTGTCTGGACGGTACAGGCTTGCGCCGGCCGCTCTGGTAAACTGCCGGCCTTTATGGCCCCCTGAGTGTTATTCGTGCCGAGTTTTCCTGTCTGCCGGTGTTTCCTGCGATGAACCACGCCCCCAACGCCGTAGCCCGCTTGCGTGATCAGCGCGAAGAGGAGGGCATCAAGCCGATTCAGGCCCGTGGCTGGCGGGCACCCCGTTGCCGTGCCTGTCGCGTGATCGAGAGCCATTGCCTGTGCGCGTGGCGTCCGCAGGTCGAGACCCGCTCTGGCGTGTGCCTGATCATGACCAACAAGGAAGTGTTCAAACCGAGCAACACGGGGTGGCTGATCGCTGACGTGGTGCGCGACAACCATGCGTTCATCTGGTCGCGTACGGAAACCGATCCGCAGTTGCTGGCATTGCTCGCCGACCCGCAATGGCAACCGTATCTGGTCTTTCCCGGCGAGTACGTTGCGCCCGAACGAGTGACGAACACGGTCGAAGTCGATAGCGCCAAGCGGCCGCTGTTCATTCTGCTGGACGCGACCTGGACCGAAGCCCGGAAGATATTCCGCAAAAGTCCTTATTTCGATGCGCTGCCGATCCTGAGCCTGTTGCCCGAGAAGCTTTCACGTTATCGGCTGCGCCGGTCGACCCGCAGCGAGCATTTGTGCACGGCCGAAGTGGCGGCGTTGTGCCTCGATCTGGCGGGAGATGGCGCTGCCGCGTCGGCACTGGACGCTTATTTCGATGTGTTCAGCCAGCATTACCTCGATGCCAAACGCCAGCTGGAAATGGACGTCACGACACCGGCACATGCCGAGCTGATGCCTTTCGTGCAGAAAACGGCTGCTGTCTCGGCCTGATTGTCGCCCATACTGCAAAGAACTGTACCGGCCAGACACCTTGACCACCCCGGTTTCGCTGGGCATGCTTGGCGCCGATTAGGGCGCGGCCAAAGTTTGATACGCCGTTTCTTTACGTGAATTGCCACGTGATTGGCGTTGAACGTGCCCTGTTGGTGCAGCTCCGTGGCTGTACCTCGAGTTGTTAGAAAAACAGGATCATTTGAAAAATGGCCACATACGAAATCCTGATTGCCGATGACCACCCTCTTTTTCGTAGCGCCCTGCATCAGGCGTTGACCCTTGGCCTTGGCCCGGACGTCCGTCTGGTGGAAGTGGCTAGCATTGCCGAGCTGGAAACCCGTCTGGACGAAAAGTCCGACTGGGATCTGGTGCTGCT
This DNA window, taken from Pseudomonas fluorescens NCIMB 11764, encodes the following:
- a CDS encoding phage tail protein → MRQQMALGSFIFGLSRHFAYSGIVHSSDGGWVELDIVTGKPKSSQTGQKAQTLRITGTSMYAVAMDRLNELRTLQEQRKPVPLVDGIGRSWGLWRINTVTETQSMIIDDGTAMVVSWAVDLSEFIHA
- the recX gene encoding recombination regulator RecX, coding for MTAVLDTLVAVRRTAMDLLARREHGRVELTRKLRQRGALPEMIDTALDRLTEEGLLSESRYLESFVSYRARSGYGPLRIREELSQRGLQRSDIELALRESGINWQEQLEDTWRRKFSGHLPIDARERAKQGRFLSYRGYSMEMISRLFSGRGMDD
- the recA gene encoding recombinase RecA, which codes for MDDNKKKALAAALGQIERQFGKGAVMRMGDQDRQAIPAISTGSLGLDIALGIGGLPKGRIVEIYGPESSGKTTLTLSVIAQAQKAGATCAFVDAEHALDPEYAGKLGVNVDDLLVSQPDTGEQALEITDMLVRSNAVDVIIVDSVAALVPKAEIEGEMGDMHVGLQARLMSQALRKITGNIKNANCLVIFINQIRMKIGVMFGSPETTTGGNALKFYASVRLDIRRTGAVKEGDEVVGSETRVKVVKNKVASPFRQAEFQILYGKGIYLNGEMIDLGVLHGFVEKSGAWYAYEGTKIGQGKANSAKFLADNPEIAAKLEKQLRDKLLTPAPDVKASPVKETEDDLADADI
- a CDS encoding CinA family protein, giving the protein MKEITQLAAELGRRLQVLNAHVTAAESCTGGGISEAITRIPGSSAWFEAGYVTYSNRQKTEQLNVPAELFATVGAVSREVVEAMVRGAQEKSRASFAVAVSGVAGPDGGSPNKPVGTVWLAWGVGERVFSEVQHFPGNRDEVRRQTVKAALEGLLRHASGEISNQG
- a CDS encoding TIGR00730 family Rossman fold protein, whose amino-acid sequence is MPYQPNDLLSRHFEESGHDLTSKVEEQLNLVSPNSPNIPIYRDMILTVLRMAQEDHNRWNAKITLQALRELEHAFRVLEQFRGRRKVTVFGSARTPIEHPLYGLARELGAALARSDLMVITGAGGGIMAAAHEGAGLEHSLGFNITLPFEQHANPTVNGTANLLPFHFFFTRKLFFVKEADALVLCPGGFGTLDEALEVLTLIQTGKSPLVPVVLLDAPGGKFWQGALDFIHHQLEENRYILPTDMKLVSLVYSAEEAVEQINQFYSNFHSSRWLKHQFVIRMNHQLSDDALEHMQHAFADLCLSDHFHQHVYSGEEHDEPQFSHLARLAFTFNARDHGRLRELVDYINLPENWAQPKPQAQQRTREPSKVT
- a CDS encoding tRNA-uridine aminocarboxypropyltransferase encodes the protein MNHAPNAVARLRDQREEEGIKPIQARGWRAPRCRACRVIESHCLCAWRPQVETRSGVCLIMTNKEVFKPSNTGWLIADVVRDNHAFIWSRTETDPQLLALLADPQWQPYLVFPGEYVAPERVTNTVEVDSAKRPLFILLDATWTEARKIFRKSPYFDALPILSLLPEKLSRYRLRRSTRSEHLCTAEVAALCLDLAGDGAAASALDAYFDVFSQHYLDAKRQLEMDVTTPAHAELMPFVQKTAAVSA
- a CDS encoding lysis system i-spanin subunit Rz, which codes for MPAFGLIPLSWRVAGIVVLLAVLAGGSAAVAWRFQDGRYGRQLAELDRQHAATLNQLTLAAAARQQAEQDKRLALEQRLSVSEHTHYRALSDAQRDQGRLRDRLATADVRLSVLLDASDTATGCAVPTASGTGGVDHGPLRARLDPAHAQRIIAITDTGDRALIALQACQAYIRALRR
- a CDS encoding glycoside hydrolase family 19 protein translates to MPLTVLQLQQILPDARSQAGVFISALNGAMDGHSINTPKRRAAFLAQVGHESGQLQYVRELGSDRYLSKYDTGLLAARLGNTAALDGDGQKYRGRGLIQITGRHNYQQCSVGVFGDERLLQWPELLELPQWAAESAAWFWAQNGLNELADRDQFNSITRRINGGLNGLQDRLQLWARARAVLCQPSV
- a CDS encoding tail protein X; its protein translation is MRRVRSLAGDSVNLLLYRELGRCDDAVEEALWRLNPTLAEPGPVLPAGVWVVLPEIDAKPVVTTPVTAWD
- a CDS encoding PA3611 family quorum-sensing-regulated virulence factor, coding for MLRLIVPTAAILLASSFNAQAASLSEQNLNRELRNVAAQSSVGTPRAINEDILDQGYTAEGNVLINHLSVQSSHANKMRADPKAVYFQLGASVCNNPSFRKLMAKGAVMRYDFTEVKTNRSVGSASYQESDCPKATPAKKK